From Quercus robur chromosome 8, dhQueRobu3.1, whole genome shotgun sequence:
GTTGAAAGAATTTTCATCAAACAAGAGGTTAGAGTGCTTTGGCTAATTAAACTCTTTCCCATACAATCAAAACAAGggcaatacatatatatatggaaaaatcATTAACAACCAGAAATTAGGTATGTCACATTGCCGCCACCTAACAAGAGTATTTGATAAACGTAAAATATTTGTAACATACCTTATTCAACAGTAATTAGACATTTTGTTGACtgccttgggaaaattgatagCCTCTGGAGAAGACTTTCCTTCAAATGCTTatcattaattttgattgtcATTGCATTCAAGAGTCTTGCCTCATTAAGaacatattttacaaattcaaccTCATGTTCTAATTCTTCAAatccattaaaattaaaagctGTAAGCAATGACAGGCAACCAGAACCATCTGGTGGCCCAATGCAGCATAACCGATTctcctcttcatcatcatcattctgATGACAACATACACAGCACAATAGCTCATAAGTGTAAGTTTAATTAGGGAagattaattacaaaaatatcatCCTATTAACTAAACTAACCTTATCAAGAACAAGAACTTTTAAATTAGGAGCCACTAGGAGCAAGGCTTTTAGCACGTGCCAGTTAGATAGATTCACTCCAAACTCCAATCGGACCAAATTTTGGTACATGGAAGGATAAATAGAATCAAAACAGAGGCACTGCACCGCAAGGAATTTAAAGGTTGTAATCCATATAAGAGCAATGATTATTTTTAACTGAAATcctaagaaaaagaagaaaaacatgtGTAAAGATAAAAAAGGGTGTCTTAGTACCTCTTTTTGGCCAGGACTTATTGAAAGGAATTTAGAGCAATTTAGTTCTCTAACAAGCTTGAATATCCTAGCTCCATAATGTAATCCATTTTCAAGAACCCAATGCCCAGCGTAAATAGAGACATGTGCATCAACTAATTTAGCTAACTTTTCAATGAAAACGAGGTTGCCCAAATCACCATAAAATCGAAAGTTTTCAAGTGCCGGGCTGTATATCTCAAATTTGTAATCATAGGGTTTGGGGTAAACTGATCCAAACTCGATTTCTAAACGTTTAAGAGTGGGTACGATTATTTTAAAACTGGATGCACCGTCCAAATCTTCTCTTAATTCCACCGTCAAATCTTCGAGTACTGGGCAGCCAGAGAAGAGATTCGAGAAAGAGTCTTCGGATTTATAAACAATTCCGCCCAGACACAGAATCTTGAGGCTCGGAAACTGAAAGTTAGAAGGAGTATCTAGCACAATGTCGGCTCTTAATTCGAGAATCACAATTGTTTTGCAAGTGAAGACCGTACGGGGCAACTTCACAAGTTTCTTAGAATGGGAAAACTGGAGATAGAGATGTTGGACTTTACGGCCTATGACGGTGTGGATCCATGTGTCGAGATGGAATGGGTCACAGGGAGAAAATGATGTGAGGCTAAAATTTCGGAGCAACGGTGCTCTGTGCAGAGCCAAAACTCTGTACACAACATGTGTTAAGCTTAAGGGGTTTTCTTCACTGCGGTTATCGTTGAGGTTGATTTTTGGGACGAGAGTCCAGAGGAGCTTCCACCTGTTCGACAAAATGCTTGTGACGCCGGCCTCTTCGgttgataaaaaagaaaggatgtGGCAGATAAGAGAGTCTGATAGATTGCTGATTCTGTCGATGGAAACCACTGTGTCTTGAGAGAGTTCAACTTTCTTGCGTTTTGAGTCCGATTGATGATGAGTAGCTGAGTTGGCCATATCCATGAATGCGCCGCAACAAGGTTAGGGTTTGCTGGAGGTAGGGATAAAGAATTGGATTATGCGCGCGCTAGAATAGAGCCCATTTTGACACTCTGCGTACAGAgactattcttttttctttttttttctttcttttttttaagaagtaaagactacttctttttttctttttttaaacccTATCAATAAGCACAGTTTTAAGCACAATTCGtggaacaaaattaataaatgtgcACAGTGGGATAGTTGGATGAATGCGCtggcatgaaaaaaaaaatcaaattaaaagaaaaaaaaaaaagttgagtaGTGGATTGTTTAAGTTTggctcaacaaaaataaaaatgttcaaAGCTTGGTTCGCTTGGCTCGTCAATGATGTTCAAGCTAGTCAAAAAGTACAAAAACTTGAGATTCATCTGGATCAACTTGATTTATTAGTTATGTCAAGTTTAAATTCAATATTAAGTTCAAACTCGAGCtcaataataagtttttgaGTTTGAAATTCAATACAAGTACATTATCAAACTCATATAAAGCTTACAATCAAGTCTACTTGGTTTGGACAATTAATCTCATTAAAACCTTTTGCatatttttagttgtgctagTGGGAAGAAATTTGGATTCGGCATAATTGAGTCAGGTTACTATATCATGCAATTATCATTTTCTTGTgagatataaaaaattaatagagtaaattttgttcatttttttttctttttaatttttttatccaattAACTTTTGCATTTAACATAAAAACGATAATTGCTTGATACAATCTCAATCTAGCAAGGAGTAACTAAAATTGGATGGCAAAGTTGCAATGGGAACAAGAAAGGACATGGGATCAATCATGGGGCACCACATGGTTGCGAGATTGATTTCTCTAAACTTGTCGGCATTTAAAGACTACAAATCAACCTTCAACATTTCAATGATCACATCAAAAACATAGTCGTGCAAAAAATGGTAAACGGAGTCTCGGTACCTCTTGAAAGCTTTGTTGTCGTTAGTCAAAACTCGTTCTTTCATTTGGCGAGGAAAAACAATAAGAGATAGGTAGGCAAGAATGATCCAGAGAACTTACAACAGTTAAGATGTGGTGAATGTGTAGAGGGCCAAGTAAGAGCAGGCAAGCCTGTCAACATGGCTCTTAAGTTTTTGGGCAACAATGTGATAGTTTCTCGTTAGCATTTTAGCTTGACTGaacataaacatttttttttttttttgatgtggaCTGAACATATAAACTTGATTCAGCATTAAGAACATATATTGATCCAAATGGGGGGAAGCACTATATGGTATTGCCAAAACGATGTCGCTGGAAGTAGAAACTAGGAAGGAGCTAAGAACCAAATATTCATTAAAGAAATTCTTACTCAAAAGATATCATTTGTTTGTATTACAAAAGAAGAAGGAACTCAACTTAAAATTCAGCATCCTTCAATGTTGGGAGCTCGcgccataaataaataaggacaATAGAGTTGGAATGAAGAAGAGGATGAACAAGAAGCACCAATGCATGACAGAATGAGTAGACCAGCTAATAAAAAGACATTAGATTTGTAGGTCTTGATCAACAAATAGATTACCCAACATCCAATTAATGCAATTGATATGGAACAGTGCTTTATTTAGTGCGAGTTTTGGGGCAGGCGCATAATTGTAGGAACAAACTTGTTGACAAGATTTGCATTCTCTCTTCTCAGTTGCAGTAGATGAATTTACAGGTTCTACATCAACTTTTAAGCATAGCATAATGATAAGATGAATTTCATATTAGAAACCTGTTAACTTTCTTGGTATAGAAGCTTCCAAatgaaatccaaaaacattttacatACAGGTAATGTACAGCCCATAATTGGGTCCTCAAGACGACTAAAAACAATTTGTTTGTAGACACGAATGAAGTGTATCCACAATCCAAGGATGGGTTTACAAAAATAAGGACATAAGTTCATATAGGGTGCAAGGCCCACAGTGAAGTCCATAACatatcaacaaaaattaaagagacTGGTTGGTAGAAAAGTTCCGCTGAAAGAGAGGTCGTCCCATTCAAAGACAGAAAAATAACAACCAAGAAAGACACTTCCAGAATGGAATTGCAAATTAAGAGAATGAGGAAAGTTTGTTCTTAAAAGGACAACTTCTATTTGGTCAACATGCATCATTGGGACAACATTTACATTTTAAGCAGGGAGGCTCTAGTACCGCATCTAAAGGTAAAAAATTTGGATACACtcgagaaaaaaaattagagcatACAAGTGGATCTTGATCCAAAGCAATTGGCTGCTCTACATCAGAAGGCCAAAGCAAATAATATATAATGCACGCACTTATTATGATGTGGGTTTGAGGAAGAACTAAGGAGGAAGTtcctaatatatttttataagtaataaacttGATTAAATTAAGAAGAAACTAGAGTGCTGAATGAGCATTTAGTAGAATCGCCTACAGAAACTAGGGTGGAAGAAATGTAAACTGAGAAGAGGCATTAGTGCGAATGGGTAGATCTTGACCCAAAGAAATCATGATAATTTTTGCTGGAGGTAGAGCTAAAGAATTGGATTATGCGTGCGCGAGATAAGACAGAACCGTTGGCCAACATCAAAtgcaattgatatgaagcaGAGCTTCATTTAGTGCGAGTTTGGGAGCAGGAGCATAATTGTAGGAACAAACTTGATGACAAGATTTGCATTCTCTCTTTGCAGTCGCGATAGATGAATTCACAGGTTCTTCGTCAAGTTTTAAGCATAGCATAATGATAAGACAAATTTCACATCAGAACCAATTTACTTTCTTTGTATAGAAGCTTCCAAATGTAAtccaaaaacattttacatACAGGTAATATACAGCCCATAATTGGGTCCTcaaaacaactaaaaacaatttGTTTGCAGACATGAATGAAGTGTATCCACAATCCAAGGATGGGTTACACTAGCAAGGTAGAAAACTGGAACACGCTGGATTTTGATCCAAATCAATTGGTTACACTAGCAAAAAGTCAAAGCAATTTAGTATAATACAAACACTCTTTTATATTATGAGGGTTTGAGGAAGAACTAAggaggaaggaatttttttgatagaaaataaACTGAATTGAAATAAGAAAATCAAGTGTAGAATGAGTATGGAGGAGAATCTCCTAAGATAATTAAGGATGAAATGGAAATTGATAAGGAGCATTAGTGCATATACGAGAACTCaaataaatcataattttttgtttgtcctACATGTAGCGCAGAAGGTAAAAAGCCGAAGAGAACAGTATCAAAAGCATTAACAAATGCAATACAAAAGTGAAGTATAAGAATTAGATGGATGGGAAACCTGTCTATTCATGGTTTTCTGTGGGACATACATGTTGACACCATTTAAAGCCCATGTTTCAGTTGCAGTACATGAACGAATAGGTTCTCTCCATCAACTATCTATGCATATCAGTATAGCAGACACATTCACATCAGATGAACCACAACAGTTTGGGTCCAGAAGCTTCCTAGTTGAAATACAAAAACATCTAAACTGCAGGTGCTTAAACAGCCCAAAAATGGGTCTCTAGGACTACTAAATTGGTCCCTTTCTGCTTTTTCAATAAGTGGATTCTATCTCCAAGGGGAGGGGGAAGGAGAAATTCAAACTAATGAACTCCACTCTGAGGTGTTGTCCCAAGATGATTGTGCTACCACTTAGGATTGACTAGAAAAtaccatctatacacacaaattcataatttaaaCATGAATTACCAAGAACGTTTTCCCCCAAGAATCAAGAggttcattaataaataaataaaaagggctTGCaagtatttaataaatattaaatacaacTAGTAATAAGGCAGAAGCCCCAAAACAATTTAACATTGAGATCTTACTTTACCACTTAATCAATACCAAGAAGTGCATTTTACAATATCTAATTCCAATGGAGTACACAGGGTACTCTAGTCCCTACATATATACCATATATTACAATACAAAAGGCATGCAAAACTAGGCACATGATCGTGACAAGTAATAGAGATGCCATGTCAAACTAAGTTGCCACCAATTACACCGAAGAGGTACCTGCCAGAGTACAAACATCAGTGAagataaatttagaaaaactaAATCTGATAGGAgaaaagtattttaatttttccccTTATTGGTATTCTACAGACACATTGTGAGCTCACGACCTTAATCCCCATCCCATTATTAAGGAAGGAGTAAGTGCCATCGACCTAGAGTTAATTGGTGatatttcaaaaacttataAGTATTTCTTTCAAATTATAGCTTTTTAGGTCACACTTTTGATGGAATCAATCAAACATTTaccatttaaataatttttgaggCCGCACTTTTGATAgaaacaattaattatttaacatttaaatagTCATAGCAAATATTTTTACCTTCTAAATCAATACCAAATTGTACATCATACAAAATGAATAGCAATACTAGTCCAGTGCGCTCTCTGTCTAATAGACCTTAGAAGCAGAGCCAAAGTAGCAACAACCTACACTAAACCAATGTGAAGATAAAGTAAACCCAATAAGAGGCAGGCAAGCCAACATGATCAAGAAAactaacccaaaataaaatatgtgaaCGTCATCAGCTACTAAAAAGAAGCTTAATTGATCCTGATTAATACAAGGTAGAATGGTCCAAGAAAGACCATGCAAGCATGCCAACATTGCTAGGTGTTTTTAGACCCAAACTGTGATCAAATTGCAAACTCTAGCATTTTAGATTGACCCAACATATGTTTGATTCAGTACTATGAACATATATTGATCCAAATAGGGGAAGGGCTAGTATTGCCAAAATGGTCTTACCATAAGATAAGTAGAAACTAGGAAGGAGCTAGGCAAGAACCataagtttattaaaaaagttcttattcaatatatattatttgtttgtattaaaaaataacagGAACTCAACTTTAAATTCAGCAACCTTCTATGTGGGAGCTTGTGGCATGAATAAGGAAGTAAAAGTTGAAATGGAGAAGGAAGCAAAACGGAAGCACCAATGAAAAAGACCAGCTAATAAAAAGACAGGATTTGTGGGTGTTGATCAAAAAATAGATACCCAATGTCCAATGCTAATTTGATGAAGTCCTTTATATAGTGCGAGTTGGGGAGAGACACAATTATAGGAACAAACTAGTTGACAGGGTTTGCATCTCCTGTCTTCAGTCGCAGTAAATCAACTAGCAGAGAGGATTTGCGTCTCCCCTTTTCCGTTGCAATAAGTCAACTAGCAGAAGTTCTGCATCGACTAATTTAAGCATATTATAAGGGTAAGACAATTTCACATGAGAACCTGTTAACTTTCTTGGTATAGAAGCTTCCTAATCAAAATCCACAATCATTTTCCATATAGGTAATTAAATAGCCCATAGCAGGTCCTCAAGACAACTAAATTCCATTTTTTTGTAGACATGAATAAAGTGTATCCACAATCCAAGAACGGGATTACTATTCATATTCATACCAATCTCTtttcaaatggttttttttatttacttaataAAGTGTATTTCACTTACAATTTTGAtgaatttatgaatttatataatgaaaaaaaaaaaaaaaaaaacaacttggCCATCTCAATTGTAGTAGTTAGGCAATATATTGAGTGGGCCAGATTCTATAATTTCGGGCATATCAAGAGGTTAGCAAAAGCTTATTTATGAATATtccattattaaaattttggtttgattcAAAAACCGGCTATACTTATCTTCTGAAGGTCAAATGGACCTTCTGCATATTAGTTGTCACAAACCTAGGGAACAATTTCAATCAAACAATCTCACTcaaataataacttaaaagtaGTAACGTCAATGCACCACCAAAAGTGGTTCtattataaacataaaatatttgcAACATACCTTCAAAATTTGTTGCTATACCAGTTAAAGTTATCTACCTCACAAAACTGTAAGTATACATGCTGTTGAGTGCCATGGGAACATTGATAGTTTCTTGAGAACGTATTCCTTCGAAAGTCTCCACGAAACATGGATTGTCATTGTCTTCAAGGCGAATGCCTcctttagaatatattttatgaatgcaACTTCATGTTCCAATTCATAAAAtccatcaaaaataaaagttgtaaGGTGGGATGACATGCAGACAACCAGGACCATCCGGTGGCTCCATCCAGCATAACCGATTCTTGCAAGCATAATACTGATGAGAACATACACAGCATAATAGATCATAAGTGTAAGTTTAAGGAAGAGTGATTAACAATACCTTCTGATCAACATAACTAACCTTCTTAACATCAAGAACTTCTAAATTAGGAGCCACTAGGAGCAAGGCTTGTAGCACGTGCCAGTTACATTTTTTAACGTCAAACTTCAATCGGACCAAATTTTGGAACCTGGAAGGGTAAATTGAACCAAAGCCAAAGCACTGCACTGCACAGCAAGATTACAGTGTCTTTGTCTGGAGAGTGTTCTACTTTCTTGCGTTTTGATGACTTCGATCGAGTAGTTGCTTCGGCCATCCACGCACCGCAACAAGGTTAGGGTTTTATTGGAGCTGTAGCTAGAGTtaaaaggaatggaaatgaacAGACACTGAGTCTGAAATGATTCACAAAAGAGTAAATTCAATCACAAACCAAagagtaaaaactaaaaagttgcCAAAACTTGCCAAGATTTAAAAAATCACAGACacgttttcaaaaaaaaaaaaaaaatcacgaaCCCCACTTATAACGCACAATACTCATAACGCATAATACTCGTCGAAAACCAAAGAGTAAAATCACACACCACACTCACTACTTTCCTGTTTGAGTCTACTACTAACTACTCAGTGGTCCATTTTAGTTTcttttataggaaaaaatttatgtgaagaagtgatgttattttaggtttaccTTTTAAGCCTcgtttggtaatattgtttTAGTAatgttatttctattttttgaaaatatgtatgaatgaaaaagtatataaaaatacatataatgttatttaaaaattgaaaactgttatttaaacaacagtaaCAAACAGGTAAGGCCGGTCCTAGACATTTTGAGACCTAAGGCAAGAACtaaaaataggatttttttattatacttatatattaattaaattaatgtttatttaatatttttatattataatatatttcatttaaaatctatttttttttgccttttgagatgcaaattgactaattaaatttttgtattcaagttcttctaacatctccttttcaatatataatataactaATCCACTTAATTTTTCTTGGAACATTGTTGATCTTAAATacgattttattattttcattatcttctaactctttttggtgaatttcttgcttatttgtgatattttcatctaaattttatgttatattttgtttattactaataacaaatttatccattgattcttttttagactcaattaatttttcttttttttttactttttttaatttttttcatatccagatgcatattttctagtagacatttctaatcaaacaatatgtttataaagactaaaataaaaaataactttcaagtgtagagtaaatgagaaatagaacccgatttatataaaaagtattgttgtaaTTTCACCGAACAATATcaagtttttagcaatcttAACCTGCATAAATAAATACTTATTTAATATATTACCACTAactaaaatatacatatatatatatatatatatatatatatatataaacacaagattaaaattaaaaaaaaaaattaagcacaagcataacaaaaatttaagcataGCCATAACACAAGGcttattaataagacccacccacaaaaaaaacacaaaataaatcgtatctataacccaaaaaaaaaaaaaaaaaaaccgcaagctttattaaaaaaataataattgaaggCCCAAACAAACGTGAAACATCCAGGCAAGAGGCAGCCATAActtaatataaacaaaacaagcccaataaaatgaagagaaagCCAACCACCCAAATAAATTATACCTGATACGTATCGTATCAGAAAACTCAAAACCTAGAGCAattgagagaggcggagagcgaAGAATtagagaaagaatgagaaaggCGGAGAAAGCTTGCTTGAGCAGTTGAAAGAGGCAGAGGAAGCTTGCTTAAGCAGTTGAGCTAGGCAGCCAGCAACAATGAAGAGAAtcagagaaagaatgagagaggcaCAGAGCAGAGAGAAAGAAGCAGAGGGAACAGTAAAATTTTTAGGGATTTGAGTTGttgtatttgttttaatttgtaattattttgtGGTTAATCTCTTAGACCGGATTGGTAGTTTATCTTgttgatttttggtttgtctagaggataataatgttatttttgggcaatgattttgtttagaaccaATGTTTAACCGAATctaccaaaatttttgttttttggttaaaaggatgtgccagatatttttaattcatctgaaactaaattttttttcccttactatcccttcttttctaaaattttgaggCCCCTACTACcccttcttttctaaaattttggggcccCCTTCCACTTAGGGGAAAGGCCGGCCTGCAAACTGGCCCTAAGATTTTATCTAGCCTTTATGAGGTTACTTATCTAAAAATATACACTTCCAGTTACTAGAAAAAAGCCACATAAcaacatcttaaaaaaaaacccaaactatTATACCTAAATCTTATCGTTTTTTTATACATGTTGAGTCCGTTTTAAACCCAAGAGTGCCAAGGCATATCCTAGGCCCGACTACATTTaattagggataattacagtaaaacCCCCCTGAGGTTTGGCCCATTTGCGCTTTACCTACCCATGatttaaaactttacactttgTCCACCTGTACTTCAATCcgttaacccccccccccccccgattACCCACCTCACCCTCAGATGTTAGAAAAACACCTTTTTATGCTAAATTAGAACATAACATGGATCAAACAACACGAACTCACTTTCTTTTCCTCACGAGCACTAGAAACGCAAAAATCCCTATAGATACCCCATTCTGCATCTAATATTGACATAGTGTTGCAAGTGTAAACCTAGACGAGTAACGGGTTGTTCGAGGGACTAAAATCCTAGTAAGAAATCAGTCACTGTTTGGGTTTTTACTTTGGGCTtgtggttgttttatttttattttttttgagtaatcaGTTAATGGTCAATGTTACATGTATTAGAATGAGAATATTAGTTGTGTTTGTTGATGTTTATGAAAAATGTGACCAACTGTtatttggatttgtgtttgtttatggGCATTTTGTCTGTTGTGGTCATTGTATCTCATAGTAGACCCAAGTTtctattggtttaaattttagTGTTTGCATGTGCTATTTAGtaaaacagaaacaaaagcaaagcaGAAAATGTGGTCCCTGATGTGTGTGTTGCATCTCAAAAGCAAAACAGAAACATGCAAGTGTTTACTCTTTTGTGTCTATTATTTACAATTCTTTAATTGTTAATTGTGTACATGTCAAATGGTAATTTGTTCTTGTAGATAGATGATGAGGAAGTGAAATTTGAGGTACATTATGGGGGTACTTTTATGTGGAACCCTAGTTTAGAATACTTTGGAGGGAAAGTTGAAATAGTGTGTAGAGATCCTAATAggcttagttattttgaaatacAAGGTATATGTGAGGAATTGGGGATTGATGAACCGTGTAGGGTTCATTATTTAGGTCTTGGGGGGCAACTTGGAGCAAGGCTTGAGGCTCATACAACATGATCAAAATGTGGTGGCCATGTGCAACTTGGAGCAAGACAACATCATACTGTATGTGGAGAGTGGTCATGCTCCACTTGCAGTTCAAGTTCTTGATGGTGCAGGGGTTGGTGCAGGAGCTGCTACAGGGGCTGATGCAGGGGGTGCAAGGGTTGCTGCAAGGGATGCAAGGGTTGGTGTAGGGGGTGATGGTAGTGTGGGGATAAAGGAGGAGTTTGATTGGTTGAATGAAGGTCTGGAAGAAGACTTTGCTGATGAAATTTTCAGTGAGTCTTCTCCACCTCACACAGTGCCATATGAGCCTAACATTGCTCTAACCACTGATACACCTCATCCAAATACTACTACACCTCAGCCAAACACAGATGCACCTAGCCCAAGCAATGTGACTCCTCCAAACATAGATTTAGATGAAGAGTGGGCTGAACCAGTTTTAGAGGATGATATTGCAAGTGTGGATGGTTCTGATGATGAATAAAGGCTTGGCAATTTGGAGTTCAATGAGAGGACTGATATGGAAAATGTTAGGTTGGCAAAAGGGATAAAGTTCCCAAACTCCCAGGTGTTTAGGAAGGCTTTAAGGGAGTATGTGATTCAGCATCACATTGATGTCAAGTGGAAgttgaatgagaagaagaagatttctgTACATTGTAAGAAAAATTGTGGATGGAGGTGTTATGCCTCAATGGTGACTGGAGAGTACACATTTGAGATCAAGACACTTTATCCTGACTGTACCTACCCCCTAACATTTAAAAATGGACAAGTTACATCAGTTTATGTGGCAAAAAGGAATTTTGAGGATTTTGGTAAGAATCGTAATTGGGAGGTCTCAGGTGTTAAGCACCATGTGATGCAGAAGATTTTAGTTGATTTAAGTATTAGTCAAGTGTATAGATCAAGGAAGGCAGCTAGGGGACTGATTACTGGGAATGAAGAGGCTCAATATGGCCTACTTAGAGATTATGTAGAAATGATATTAAGAACAGATGTAGAAAGTAGGGTGATTCTGCAAACAGAGATGGAAAATGAGAATGCATAATCCAAGTTTAAAAGGATGTACATTAGGTACAATGCTCAGAAGGTTGGCTTTCTAGGTAGTTGTAAACTCTTTGTTGGGTTGGATGGATGCCACTTGAAGGGTAGGTTTGGTGGGCAATTATTGTCTGCCACTGCCAAGAATGGAAATGATAATATATTCCCAGTGGCAATGGCTATG
This genomic window contains:
- the LOC126694661 gene encoding F-box protein At4g09920-like; protein product: MDMANSATHHQSDSKRKKVELSQDTVVSIDRISNLSDSLICHILSFLSTEEAGVTSILSNRWKLLWTLVPKINLNDNRSEENPLSLTHVVYRVLALHRAPLLRNFSLTSFSPCDPFHLDTWIHTVIGRKVQHLYLQFSHSKKLVKLPRTVFTCKTIVILELRADIVLDTPSNFQFPSLKILCLGGIVYKSEDSFSNLFSGCPVLEDLTVELREDLDGASSFKIIVPTLKRLEIEFGSVYPKPYDYKFEIYSPALENFRFYGDLGNLVFIEKLAKLVDAHVSIYAGHWVLENGLHYGARIFKLVRELNCSKFLSISPGQKECLCFDSIYPSMYQNLVRLEFGVNLSNWHVLKALLLVAPNLKVLVLDKNDDDEEENRLCCIGPPDGSGCLSLLTAFNFNGFEELEHEVEFVKYVLNEARLLNAMTIKINDKHLKESLLQRLSIFPRQSTKCLITVE